In a genomic window of Infirmifilum sp. NZ:
- a CDS encoding nucleotidyltransferase domain-containing protein produces MQQPYEKVLNVLLESLRKRFDLVSVVVYGSVARGEARKDSDIDILIVADNLPEDRYLRYRMFEEAEKEVEGILSELRKEGYSAFISPIIKSREEASKMTPLYLDMVEDAVILFDRDGFFAGILARLRRRLEELKARRVRIGKMWYWVLKEEYRFGEVIEIE; encoded by the coding sequence GTGCAACAGCCGTACGAGAAGGTCCTCAACGTGCTCCTTGAGAGCCTAAGGAAGCGCTTCGACTTGGTGAGCGTCGTAGTTTACGGCTCCGTTGCTAGAGGGGAGGCGAGGAAAGACAGCGACATCGACATACTCATCGTGGCCGACAACCTTCCTGAGGACAGGTACTTGAGGTACAGGATGTTCGAGGAGGCCGAAAAGGAGGTAGAGGGCATCCTGAGTGAGCTCAGGAAGGAAGGGTACAGCGCCTTCATAAGCCCGATAATTAAGTCGAGGGAGGAGGCATCGAAGATGACACCGCTCTACCTGGACATGGTTGAAGACGCCGTCATCCTCTTCGACAGGGACGGCTTTTTCGCTGGTATCCTGGCGCGCCTGAGGAGGAGGCTTGAGGAGCTGAAAGCTAGGAGGGTGAGAATCGGGAAGATGTGGTACTGGGTGCTCAAGGAGGAGTACCGCTTCGGCGAGGTGATAGAGATTGAATAA
- the hepT gene encoding type VII toxin-antitoxin system HepT family RNase toxin, producing the protein MPSPGLVGRVERFKRAVLRLVKVREMSKEEFLSNPLVIDATERNFQVAIEALLDVGSFIISKKGWPTPSRYQEIGRELADQGVLTLEEGKRLSSMAGLRNILVHVYAQVDHERLYSLLWRVEELEEIMRKLLDYIEKEGLDP; encoded by the coding sequence GTGCCTAGCCCAGGCCTGGTAGGCAGGGTGGAGAGGTTTAAGAGGGCTGTGCTGCGGTTGGTTAAGGTAAGGGAGATGAGCAAGGAAGAGTTTCTCAGCAACCCTCTGGTTATCGACGCCACCGAAAGGAACTTTCAAGTGGCTATAGAGGCCCTGCTGGACGTGGGAAGCTTCATAATATCTAAGAAGGGGTGGCCGACGCCGTCGAGGTACCAGGAGATCGGTAGGGAGCTGGCTGACCAGGGGGTCCTCACACTCGAGGAGGGCAAAAGGCTTTCCTCCATGGCAGGTCTGCGAAATATACTTGTCCACGTCTACGCGCAGGTGGATCACGAGAGGCTCTACTCACTCCTGTGGCGGGTGGAGGAGCTGGAGGAGATCATGAGAAAGCTCCTGGACTACATAGAAAAGGAAGGCTTAGACCCCTGA
- a CDS encoding alpha/beta hydrolase: protein MADEKPVRFSSGLETVVRAWRPREASKAVVVGVHGFAEHSGRYEHFGAYLAEKGFSLYMYDLRGHGLSKSERGYVESFNDFVRDTISFISYVKEEARIPRVFLFGHSMGGLIAVHVAGSLVEELRGLVTSGAALEVRTTFTQRMLLSVLGMFSPRKRLPLPVSTECLTHDEEVVKRYLSDPLVFKDPTVRLLVEFGRGVSQAWRSVESIKCPALVLHGKEDCLVPPSASQRLYEKLRVADKTLRLYEGLKHEILNESQWRTVADDIARWLEEHL, encoded by the coding sequence ATGGCGGACGAAAAGCCTGTCCGCTTTAGCAGCGGGCTAGAAACGGTCGTTCGGGCTTGGCGGCCACGAGAGGCTTCGAAGGCCGTTGTCGTTGGGGTTCACGGGTTCGCGGAGCACAGCGGGAGGTACGAGCACTTCGGCGCTTACCTCGCCGAAAAGGGGTTCTCGCTCTACATGTACGATCTCCGCGGCCACGGCCTGTCGAAGAGCGAGAGAGGGTACGTCGAATCCTTCAACGACTTCGTACGCGACACGATCTCCTTCATCAGCTACGTGAAGGAGGAAGCTAGGATCCCCCGAGTGTTCCTCTTCGGGCACAGCATGGGCGGGCTCATAGCAGTCCACGTCGCCGGGTCCCTTGTTGAGGAGCTAAGGGGGCTCGTTACGAGCGGAGCCGCCCTAGAGGTCAGGACGACTTTCACCCAAAGGATGCTGCTCAGCGTTCTAGGAATGTTCTCGCCCAGGAAGAGGCTCCCGCTCCCAGTGAGCACCGAGTGCCTTACACACGACGAGGAGGTTGTCAAGCGCTACCTCAGCGACCCCCTGGTTTTTAAGGACCCCACTGTGAGGTTGCTGGTGGAGTTCGGGAGAGGCGTGTCCCAGGCTTGGAGGAGCGTAGAATCCATCAAATGCCCTGCCCTCGTGCTCCACGGAAAGGAGGACTGCCTTGTGCCTCCAAGCGCGTCTCAAAGGCTCTACGAGAAGCTTCGAGTCGCCGACAAAACCCTCAGGTTGTACGAGGGCCTAAAGCACGAGATCCTTAACGAGTCCCAGTGGCGTACGGTGGCGGACGACATAGCTAGGTGGCTCGAAGAGCACCTCTAG
- a CDS encoding MFS transporter, producing the protein MALISMAQSSADHPTDPSKYLWTVLSVTTLGAFMAGLDTRIVVVGLDAVAGALHADIEQALWFTQAYMLGSTLMLLLVGRLADLYGRVRLYLAGFAVFTVGSLLSGLSPNPLLLIASRFVQGLGGGILNTVSAAIVTDAAAYGPLAFALSVNSLAFRLGSILGLTLGGLIIGLFDWRLIFWINVPVGVAAVIWGRRTLREIYKPREQKSMDWLGFALFTVFTFSILLALTFEGYGLSYRKIANAMYALSMASLAGFTLWELRQSHPLLDLRLFKVWSFTGGVVAQFLNAVAFGSVMLLLTLYFEVAKSMSPSETGLLLMPFELSFLAFSLISGKLSDKYGYVGFAILGLFVGSLALLVLSSISLSTPYWQVALGSALLGAGNGLFMSPNTSAIMSSVPEERRGVASALRNVLFNLGMTLSLNISVLLLSSRLSYDLITKLLLGAELDEAQLAAGRSSLALALGEAFRVLALVNLSAAVFSVSRVRGKRVLNFKTPEYGGLTCPGS; encoded by the coding sequence TTGGCGTTGATCAGCATGGCTCAGAGTTCAGCGGACCATCCCACAGACCCGTCTAAGTACCTCTGGACCGTCCTGTCGGTCACAACCCTAGGAGCATTCATGGCCGGCCTCGATACCCGCATAGTCGTGGTCGGCCTCGACGCGGTTGCCGGCGCGCTGCACGCTGACATAGAGCAAGCCCTCTGGTTCACACAGGCATACATGCTCGGCAGCACGCTCATGTTGCTCCTAGTCGGGAGGCTAGCGGACCTGTACGGGCGGGTAAGGCTGTACCTCGCCGGCTTCGCCGTTTTCACCGTCGGGTCGCTCCTGTCGGGCCTCTCACCGAACCCCTTACTCCTTATCGCTTCACGCTTCGTACAGGGGCTTGGAGGCGGCATCCTCAACACGGTCAGCGCGGCTATCGTCACCGACGCGGCCGCTTACGGGCCTCTAGCGTTCGCCTTGAGCGTGAACTCCCTCGCCTTCAGGCTTGGCTCGATACTCGGGTTGACGCTTGGAGGGCTGATAATAGGGCTCTTCGACTGGCGCCTCATATTCTGGATCAACGTCCCCGTAGGGGTCGCAGCCGTCATCTGGGGGAGGAGAACGCTCAGGGAAATCTACAAGCCCCGGGAGCAGAAGAGCATGGACTGGCTCGGCTTCGCGCTATTCACCGTTTTCACCTTCTCAATCCTGCTGGCGCTGACCTTCGAGGGCTACGGGCTATCCTACCGGAAGATCGCCAACGCCATGTACGCGCTGTCCATGGCGTCTCTAGCGGGCTTCACGCTGTGGGAGCTGAGGCAAAGCCACCCGCTACTGGACCTTAGGCTCTTCAAGGTCTGGAGCTTCACGGGCGGCGTAGTCGCGCAGTTCCTGAACGCAGTGGCCTTCGGCTCAGTGATGCTTCTCCTGACCCTATACTTCGAGGTCGCTAAGAGCATGTCTCCGTCAGAAACGGGCCTCCTCCTGATGCCATTCGAGCTCTCATTCCTAGCCTTCAGCCTCATCAGCGGCAAGCTCTCGGACAAGTACGGCTACGTGGGCTTCGCGATACTAGGCCTCTTTGTAGGAAGCCTTGCGCTCCTCGTGCTTTCAAGCATAAGCCTCTCCACCCCCTACTGGCAGGTGGCGCTTGGCTCCGCTTTGCTGGGAGCGGGCAACGGGCTCTTCATGTCGCCGAACACCAGCGCGATCATGTCGTCGGTCCCAGAGGAAAGGAGGGGCGTAGCCTCCGCCCTCAGAAACGTCCTCTTCAACCTGGGCATGACGCTCAGCCTCAACATCTCCGTGCTCCTCCTCTCCAGCAGGCTATCCTACGACCTCATAACGAAGCTACTGCTCGGCGCGGAGCTCGACGAGGCGCAGCTGGCCGCAGGTAGAAGCTCGCTCGCGCTGGCTTTGGGTGAGGCCTTCAGAGTCCTAGCCCTTGTTAACCTCAGCGCCGCGGTTTTCTCAGTTAGCAGGGTTCGGGGCAAACGGGTGTTAAATTTTAAAACGCCAGAATATGGCGGTCTCACATGTCCTGGATCATAA
- a CDS encoding MarC family protein: protein MADLAQVTVNVALLGFQLYAVLNPISVIPTFMSLMGDRGKDEKAVAVRRASLYAAALTAVFAVLGEQLYFLTFPLFPPVLDSPSLAPESLEWGCGKVFEQRLHASTATISHSLCERL from the coding sequence GTGGCAGACTTAGCGCAGGTGACTGTAAACGTCGCTTTGCTGGGGTTCCAGCTCTACGCCGTGCTAAACCCGATCAGCGTGATACCGACTTTTATGAGCCTGATGGGTGATAGGGGCAAGGATGAGAAGGCTGTAGCCGTGCGGAGGGCAAGCCTTTACGCCGCCGCTCTCACGGCGGTCTTCGCCGTCTTGGGGGAGCAATTGTATTTTTTAACTTTTCCCTTGTTTCCTCCCGTGCTCGATTCGCCTTCCCTTGCTCCCGAGAGCTTGGAGTGGGGTTGTGGGAAGGTGTTCGAGCAACGCCTACACGCCTCCACGGCTACTATTAGCCACAGCCTGTGTGAACGCCTATAA
- the mntA gene encoding type VII toxin-antitoxin system MntA family adenylyltransferase antitoxin encodes MELAELKEGLKRVLLREGNVIYAVLFGSAARGEMREDSDVDLAVKFRIKPDLVELGRLSAELESEVGFPVHIVDLDDAPPPLRYEIFKEGVVVIVRDETLLAEDKARAIMEFLDFKYHYDAMARGMLEAIKRA; translated from the coding sequence GTGGAGCTCGCCGAGCTTAAGGAGGGACTAAAGAGGGTTTTGCTCAGAGAGGGTAACGTGATCTACGCCGTATTGTTCGGGTCCGCGGCGAGGGGGGAAATGCGGGAGGACAGCGACGTTGACCTCGCCGTGAAGTTTCGAATAAAGCCGGATTTGGTGGAGCTGGGGAGGCTCTCCGCAGAGCTAGAGTCCGAAGTTGGGTTTCCCGTCCACATAGTCGACCTTGACGATGCCCCTCCACCGCTTCGCTACGAGATCTTCAAGGAGGGGGTGGTTGTGATTGTGCGGGACGAGACACTACTGGCGGAGGATAAGGCTAGGGCGATCATGGAGTTCCTGGACTTTAAGTACCACTACGATGCCATGGCTAGGGGGATGTTGGAGGCGATCAAACGTGCCTAG
- a CDS encoding type II toxin-antitoxin system VapC family toxin → MRGQTVYLDSSAVLKRYVQEPGSDLVRELYRRAYSAEVKLFLSLWNIGEVLGALGKAERIGRIGKEEYVEARRKFLLETRRLVKLNLLEIVPVKAEIVVSAWRVLEKYQIYEADALQVASAKYVGADHFLTSDKKLHEVAREEGLNSTCI, encoded by the coding sequence ATGAGAGGGCAGACAGTCTACCTTGACAGCAGCGCCGTTCTGAAGAGGTATGTGCAGGAGCCTGGAAGCGATCTTGTCAGGGAGCTGTACAGGAGGGCTTACTCCGCTGAGGTGAAGCTGTTCCTAAGCCTTTGGAACATCGGAGAAGTCCTGGGGGCGCTTGGAAAAGCCGAGAGGATTGGGAGGATAGGGAAGGAGGAGTACGTCGAGGCTAGACGGAAGTTCCTTCTAGAGACCCGAAGACTAGTGAAACTCAACCTGTTGGAGATAGTCCCGGTTAAAGCCGAAATTGTGGTTAGCGCTTGGAGAGTGCTGGAGAAGTATCAAATATACGAGGCTGACGCTCTGCAGGTGGCATCGGCGAAGTACGTGGGTGCAGACCACTTCCTGACATCCGACAAAAAGCTCCATGAAGTTGCCCGTGAAGAAGGATTGAATAGCACTTGCATTTGA
- a CDS encoding CBS domain-containing protein, with translation MEVKKLLRREPIVVELGTSLRQAAQIMVREGVGLLPIVSPGDRRRVLGVISERDFVKAFATQRGLDDLNVEDVGTMGDVVAIREDASVGEAARLMLERGIRHLVVVDTEGKLVGVISIRDVVKIDEMLRLASQV, from the coding sequence ATGGAGGTGAAGAAGCTTCTCAGAAGGGAACCCATCGTGGTGGAGCTCGGCACCTCTCTCAGGCAGGCCGCGCAGATTATGGTTCGCGAGGGGGTTGGGCTGCTGCCTATCGTTTCACCGGGGGACAGGAGGAGGGTGCTGGGGGTTATCTCCGAGAGGGATTTCGTGAAGGCTTTCGCTACTCAGCGCGGGCTTGATGACTTGAACGTCGAGGACGTTGGCACCATGGGTGATGTTGTTGCGATCAGGGAGGATGCAAGCGTCGGTGAGGCCGCGCGCCTAATGCTCGAGAGGGGGATCAGGCACCTCGTCGTGGTAGACACTGAGGGCAAGCTCGTGGGCGTGATCTCCATTCGAGACGTTGTTAAGATCGACGAGATGCTCAGGCTAGCGTCCCAGGTTTAA
- a CDS encoding APC family permease encodes MSSHGSEPRLRRQLSLLDAVSVGLGAIIGAGIFVVIGLAAGLAGPAVILSVIISGVSATFTALSFCELGASIPRAGGVYEYGHTLIHPLVGFVMGWMWVSGNIILGATASLSFGFYLASAFPWVDPKLGAVLLILSVTLVNVLGAKLSAGVNNVIVAGKVLALMVFVLVGIFGINPSHFQNFMPRGFLPVLTAAGLFYFAYIGFPRISTMAEEIVNPEENIPKAILLALYISMALYVSTAVVAVGLVGYESLASSTAPIATAAERLGVKPLVEAGALLATFSVTLTSVMGQSRVFFAMARNREVPYKLASVPERLGTPVYSILLSGALMLTLALSMDISGLASLTSFSVLFTHVLTNIAAIRLRAAGRPRKSYSLRGVPVHAYLGAFLSLVLSLSLGLATVMAGLLNMALAVAWYYSYKLLTGSRRHHLATTEPA; translated from the coding sequence GTGTCGTCGCACGGAAGCGAACCCAGGCTTAGAAGGCAGCTCAGCCTCCTGGACGCTGTTTCAGTGGGGCTCGGAGCGATAATCGGCGCAGGAATATTCGTCGTCATAGGGCTCGCAGCAGGGCTCGCGGGTCCTGCGGTCATTCTCTCAGTCATCATCTCAGGAGTGAGCGCCACGTTTACCGCGCTGAGCTTCTGCGAGCTCGGCGCGTCCATACCGAGGGCCGGTGGGGTCTACGAGTACGGTCACACCTTGATCCACCCGCTCGTGGGCTTCGTGATGGGATGGATGTGGGTGAGCGGGAACATCATCCTGGGCGCCACCGCGAGCCTCAGCTTCGGCTTCTACCTTGCGAGCGCTTTCCCGTGGGTGGACCCCAAGCTCGGGGCAGTGCTCCTAATACTATCGGTTACCCTGGTCAACGTCCTGGGCGCGAAGCTCTCCGCTGGAGTCAACAACGTGATAGTGGCTGGGAAAGTCCTCGCATTAATGGTCTTCGTTCTAGTCGGGATTTTCGGAATCAACCCCAGCCACTTCCAGAACTTTATGCCCAGAGGCTTCTTGCCGGTTTTAACGGCGGCCGGGCTGTTCTACTTCGCCTACATCGGCTTTCCCCGCATAAGCACGATGGCTGAGGAAATCGTGAACCCTGAGGAGAACATCCCTAAGGCGATCCTCTTAGCCCTCTACATCTCGATGGCGCTCTACGTCTCTACCGCCGTGGTGGCGGTGGGGCTGGTCGGCTACGAGTCCCTTGCGAGCTCGACGGCACCGATAGCAACCGCCGCGGAGCGCCTCGGAGTCAAGCCGTTGGTTGAGGCTGGAGCGCTTCTAGCCACCTTCAGCGTGACCCTTACTTCCGTGATGGGGCAGTCGAGGGTTTTCTTCGCAATGGCTCGAAACAGGGAGGTCCCCTACAAGCTGGCGAGCGTCCCCGAGCGCCTCGGCACCCCAGTATACTCGATCCTCCTCTCGGGAGCCCTGATGCTCACGCTGGCCCTCAGCATGGACATATCCGGGCTGGCCTCGCTTACGAGCTTCAGCGTCCTCTTCACCCACGTGTTAACCAACATCGCCGCTATCAGGCTCCGCGCAGCCGGCAGGCCGAGGAAAAGCTACTCCCTGAGGGGGGTCCCGGTGCACGCCTACCTAGGGGCATTCCTGAGCCTGGTGCTCTCCCTGAGCCTGGGCCTCGCCACCGTTATGGCAGGGCTCCTGAACATGGCCTTAGCCGTAGCCTGGTACTACTCGTACAAGCTCCTAACCGGCTCCAGGCGGCACCACCTGGCAACTACGGAGCCCGCCTAA
- a CDS encoding transposase, translating into MSRGNGEGSGEGLAEAYRVWRIKTSNEERLRLQRLYARLSSAVREACRSLEERHGEAFREEPERFSEELIGEASKIAGLPKNLFWYATEWRNMVAEARGKSKRRSRFMPPPMPLLVRVVNSGERLHGNTAAVVVLDASRGELRVPSVNLSVRLRPSLVKAVLEDVQRFGDVKLTLQLTARGRLRLVAHRKVRRAWWDGNNKLAVIALDVNSSHGLYLMAFAFDSEARLVAQRVFKPPNATLLRLLAALMTSYSEVKSWSETVERFRQERDIKELRRTGYAVEEALRLAERLRAKVNLTPERAERIASQALRKVRKLNDDWVRGVLREVRSLVRKLRDQGYLVVIVADVPRAESLRGSELQRTLLRVASRLENMAWYEGAKWFQPENNVSGKRCPVCGSWGVEVRKRYYRCPKCGLEWTRDWAAAFNATKLLLGKILKAEEQLEALQSWLSQHPRAPTHGTRDRPVH; encoded by the coding sequence GTGAGCAGAGGGAATGGTGAGGGGAGCGGCGAGGGACTGGCCGAGGCCTACAGGGTGTGGAGGATCAAGACTAGCAATGAAGAGAGGCTGAGGCTTCAGCGGCTGTACGCGAGGCTGTCGAGCGCGGTCAGGGAGGCGTGCAGGAGCCTCGAGGAGAGGCACGGCGAGGCCTTCAGGGAGGAGCCTGAGAGGTTCAGCGAAGAGCTGATCGGGGAGGCTTCAAAGATTGCGGGGTTGCCAAAGAACCTCTTCTGGTACGCCACGGAGTGGCGAAACATGGTCGCGGAGGCCAGGGGGAAGTCTAAGAGGCGGAGCAGGTTCATGCCTCCGCCGATGCCGCTACTGGTCAGGGTGGTTAACAGTGGCGAGAGGCTTCACGGCAACACCGCTGCTGTAGTGGTGCTTGACGCCTCTAGAGGCGAGCTCCGCGTTCCCAGTGTGAACCTCAGCGTAAGGCTGAGGCCATCGCTGGTCAAAGCGGTGCTAGAGGACGTACAGAGGTTTGGCGACGTTAAGCTGACCTTGCAGCTAACGGCGAGAGGTAGGCTGAGGCTAGTGGCGCACCGCAAGGTTAGGCGGGCGTGGTGGGACGGCAACAATAAGCTGGCCGTCATAGCGTTGGACGTGAACTCGAGCCACGGGCTCTACCTGATGGCCTTCGCCTTCGACAGCGAAGCCAGGCTGGTGGCTCAGCGCGTCTTCAAGCCGCCAAACGCCACGTTGCTGAGGCTCCTCGCCGCCTTGATGACTAGCTACTCCGAGGTTAAGAGCTGGAGTGAGACCGTAGAGAGGTTCAGGCAAGAGAGGGACATAAAAGAGCTGCGGAGAACGGGCTACGCTGTGGAGGAGGCGCTGCGGCTCGCTGAGAGGCTGAGGGCGAAGGTGAACCTGACCCCCGAGAGGGCTGAGCGCATAGCTAGTCAGGCCCTCAGGAAGGTGAGGAAGCTCAACGACGATTGGGTCAGAGGCGTGCTCAGGGAGGTTAGGAGCCTGGTTAGAAAGCTCAGGGACCAAGGCTACCTCGTCGTCATCGTAGCGGACGTGCCCCGGGCCGAGTCCCTCAGGGGCTCAGAGCTACAGAGGACGCTGCTCAGAGTGGCGAGCAGACTGGAGAACATGGCCTGGTACGAGGGCGCCAAGTGGTTCCAGCCGGAGAACAATGTCAGTGGCAAGCGGTGCCCCGTCTGCGGCTCGTGGGGCGTGGAGGTGAGGAAGCGCTACTACCGATGCCCTAAATGTGGCTTGGAGTGGACCAGGGACTGGGCCGCAGCGTTCAACGCCACAAAGCTCCTTCTCGGAAAAATCCTCAAAGCGGAGGAGCAACTCGAGGCGTTGCAGAGCTGGCTCAGCCAGCACCCCAGAGCCCCGACCCACGGCACAAGAGACAGGCCAGTGCACTAG
- a CDS encoding HEPN domain-containing protein: protein MNNVEMARAYLEEALRRIKTAERAFEEGGYAYCIRQCQEAVELSLKAALRYVGIEPPKWHDVGPILIENRDRFPDWFQAEIEEVASTSRWLRREREPSMYGDEETGLPPQRIYTRSYAQRALLESRKVVDIVLKLVPPP, encoded by the coding sequence TTGAATAATGTTGAGATGGCCAGAGCTTACCTGGAGGAGGCTCTCAGGAGGATCAAGACCGCCGAGAGGGCCTTCGAGGAGGGCGGCTACGCCTACTGCATAAGGCAGTGCCAAGAGGCCGTCGAGCTATCCTTGAAGGCGGCCCTAAGGTATGTTGGGATAGAGCCACCGAAGTGGCACGACGTGGGCCCGATCCTCATCGAGAACAGAGACCGGTTCCCCGACTGGTTCCAGGCAGAGATAGAGGAAGTAGCCTCCACCTCAAGGTGGCTCAGGAGGGAGAGGGAGCCAAGCATGTACGGCGACGAGGAGACAGGCCTACCGCCTCAGAGGATTTACACGCGAAGCTACGCGCAGAGGGCACTCTTAGAATCCAGAAAAGTCGTAGACATAGTCTTGAAGCTTGTTCCACCCCCTTAG
- a CDS encoding HEPN domain-containing protein, with translation MRFDEVSTLRRRSEEFLQQAEASLRSGAYDAAAFLAEISLQLYLKSVLLEAVGDYPRTHSIRVLLSEISKHLGRKDIEDFVRANRARLIALEDAYFTARYSTSQFTQEDAEDAIKLAKEVLELVRK, from the coding sequence ATGAGGTTCGATGAGGTTAGCACCCTCAGGAGGAGGTCTGAGGAATTCTTGCAGCAAGCTGAGGCTTCTCTGCGCAGCGGTGCATACGATGCCGCGGCGTTTTTAGCCGAAATCTCCCTGCAGCTTTACCTGAAGAGCGTCCTTCTTGAGGCCGTTGGAGATTACCCTAGGACCCATAGCATCAGGGTGCTGCTCTCGGAGATATCTAAGCACCTCGGGAGGAAAGATATAGAGGACTTCGTGAGGGCCAACAGGGCCAGGCTGATAGCTTTAGAGGACGCATACTTCACCGCTAGGTACTCAACCAGCCAATTCACCCAGGAGGACGCTGAGGATGCGATAAAGCTGGCTAAAGAGGTCTTAGAGCTGGTGAGGAAATGA
- a CDS encoding nucleotidyltransferase domain-containing protein, whose product MLRGFLKRVIEREKLREIASRFNMTIVLFGSRAKGKSTPASDYDLLVIYDDPAELEELLRELRGARIPADVHAFNLADALNAMPTSTIILDALEEGVVLKEGISLRGFRERLAALKSAGYRKEAEGWVLRIGE is encoded by the coding sequence ATGTTAAGGGGGTTCTTGAAAAGGGTGATTGAGAGGGAGAAGCTCAGAGAGATTGCCAGCAGGTTTAATATGACTATAGTCCTCTTTGGGTCTAGAGCTAAAGGGAAGTCGACCCCTGCGAGCGACTACGACTTACTTGTGATCTACGACGACCCGGCTGAGCTTGAAGAGCTGCTGAGAGAGCTCAGGGGCGCCAGGATTCCTGCAGATGTTCATGCCTTCAACCTAGCAGACGCCTTAAACGCTATGCCGACCTCGACGATCATCCTAGATGCCCTGGAGGAGGGCGTCGTGCTCAAGGAGGGCATCTCCCTGAGGGGCTTCAGGGAGAGGCTTGCGGCGCTGAAGAGTGCGGGTTACAGGAAGGAAGCTGAGGGGTGGGTTCTGAGAATCGGTGAGTGA
- a CDS encoding ABC transporter ATP-binding protein yields the protein MSEGILVENLYKSYSRRVVLRGVSLRVRYGEIYGLLGPNGAGKTTTLKSIVGLVQPDSGRIEVCGYDVRSQRLQALSCVGYVPELAVGFDYLTVKEFLEFVASLRGVPWESVEGNVHRLSERFRLEEHMDAFMGRLSRGTVQKVLVVSALMFKPRVLVLDEPTSGMDPESQRVFREEVASLASSGAAVLISSHLLDTVEKLCSRVGILHKGSIIAEGTLEEVKRTASGGGNATLEEVFLTLTRGE from the coding sequence GTGTCCGAGGGCATTCTCGTCGAAAACCTCTACAAGAGCTACAGCAGGAGAGTCGTGCTGAGGGGCGTGTCCCTGAGGGTCAGGTACGGGGAAATATACGGGCTACTGGGCCCGAATGGGGCCGGCAAGACTACAACCCTCAAGTCCATAGTGGGGCTTGTCCAGCCCGATAGCGGGAGGATCGAGGTGTGCGGGTACGATGTGAGAAGCCAGAGGTTGCAGGCCTTGTCGTGCGTGGGCTATGTCCCCGAGCTCGCTGTGGGCTTCGACTACCTGACCGTTAAGGAGTTCCTCGAGTTCGTCGCCTCGCTGAGGGGTGTTCCCTGGGAGTCAGTCGAGGGCAACGTTCACCGCTTGTCGGAGAGGTTCAGGCTCGAGGAGCACATGGACGCGTTTATGGGGAGGCTTTCAAGGGGCACAGTCCAGAAGGTTCTGGTCGTCAGCGCGCTCATGTTCAAGCCTCGCGTGCTTGTTCTCGACGAGCCTACGTCGGGAATGGACCCGGAGAGCCAGCGGGTGTTCCGAGAGGAGGTGGCCTCGCTTGCCTCAAGCGGCGCAGCTGTGCTGATTTCTAGCCACCTGCTCGACACGGTGGAGAAGCTCTGCAGCCGCGTCGGAATCCTCCACAAAGGCTCGATAATCGCGGAGGGTACCCTTGAGGAGGTTAAGAGAACAGCCAGCGGTGGCGGAAACGCAACCCTAGAGGAGGTCTTCCTAACCCTCACACGGGGTGAGTAG
- a CDS encoding nucleotidyltransferase domain-containing protein, with translation MSVSEVMVERARMLRDWTKYAEAIARAIRELLPEAKIYVFGSVVSGKAVGSSDVDILVVAQELPRSHLERARIKALVEERCGLPHYHPFEIHLVTPDEAEPFLRRGKVIELLI, from the coding sequence ATGAGTGTCTCAGAGGTGATGGTTGAGAGGGCTAGAATGCTGAGGGACTGGACAAAGTACGCGGAGGCCATCGCGAGGGCTATTAGAGAGCTTTTGCCTGAGGCGAAAATATACGTTTTCGGTAGCGTCGTCTCAGGAAAAGCTGTCGGCTCCAGCGACGTGGATATACTCGTGGTAGCCCAAGAGCTCCCAAGATCGCACCTCGAAAGGGCAAGGATAAAGGCGCTAGTGGAGGAGAGATGCGGGTTGCCGCACTACCACCCCTTCGAGATACACTTGGTGACCCCAGACGAGGCCGAGCCGTTTTTAAGAAGGGGAAAAGTCATTGAACTATTGATTTGA